A section of the Saccharopolyspora gregorii genome encodes:
- a CDS encoding sensor histidine kinase: protein MLDSGDPGPVAHTAAVLGGAPLALRRRYPVLVLAVVAAALCVFYSTGCKTSLGLLGPLVAIYTVGVHHPLTRSAPLTAAGVLVISSGAVAGLAHFRWTTDLFAGLLFGSTQAVIALALGQAIRIRGRQAERLRHERDLEAERAVTEERMRIAHELHDVVAHHLSVVAVQASLARYVLDSDLETAREALGTISATTSSSLDELGRLLRVLRPSLEEPPGGGTRFLPQPGLDELPVLLERVRSSGVPVELRVEGEPRALSPGAELCAYRVVQEALTNVLKHAPTATAEVHVHHHPDAVTVRIRDHGAPPPKNRKPSGHGLIGMCERAKMYGGSVETGRRPEGGFQVVLRIPRAES, encoded by the coding sequence GTGCTCGACAGCGGCGATCCCGGGCCGGTCGCCCACACCGCGGCCGTGCTCGGCGGCGCGCCACTGGCGCTGCGCAGGCGGTACCCGGTGCTCGTGCTGGCCGTGGTCGCGGCGGCGCTGTGCGTGTTCTACAGCACCGGCTGCAAGACCTCGCTCGGGCTGCTCGGGCCGCTCGTCGCCATCTACACCGTCGGCGTCCACCACCCGCTGACGCGCTCCGCGCCGCTCACCGCGGCAGGCGTCCTCGTCATCAGCAGCGGTGCCGTCGCGGGCCTCGCCCACTTCCGGTGGACCACCGACCTGTTCGCCGGGCTGCTGTTCGGCAGCACCCAGGCGGTGATCGCGCTCGCGCTCGGCCAGGCGATCCGGATCCGCGGCAGGCAGGCCGAACGGCTCCGGCACGAACGCGACCTGGAAGCCGAGCGCGCCGTCACCGAAGAACGGATGCGCATCGCGCACGAACTGCACGACGTCGTCGCCCACCACCTGTCCGTGGTGGCCGTGCAGGCCAGCCTCGCCCGCTACGTGCTCGACTCCGACCTGGAGACCGCCCGCGAAGCGCTCGGGACCATCTCGGCCACCACCTCCAGCTCGCTCGACGAGCTCGGCAGGCTGCTGCGCGTGCTGCGGCCCAGCCTCGAAGAACCGCCCGGCGGCGGCACCCGGTTCCTGCCGCAACCCGGTCTCGACGAACTACCGGTGCTGCTCGAACGGGTCCGCTCGTCCGGGGTACCGGTTGAACTGCGGGTCGAAGGGGAACCGCGGGCGCTGTCGCCCGGTGCCGAGCTGTGCGCCTACCGCGTCGTGCAGGAGGCCCTCACCAACGTGCTCAAGCACGCGCCCACCGCCACCGCCGAAGTCCACGTGCACCACCACCCCGACGCGGTGACCGTGCGGATCCGGGACCACGGCGCACCGCCCCCGAAGAACCGCAAGCCCTCCGGGCACGGTTTGATCGGCATGTGCGAACGGGCGAAGATGTACGGCGGCAGCGTGGAGACCGGACGTCGTCCCGAAGGCGGCTTCCAAGTGGTGCTGCGCATCCCGCGCGCCGAGAGCTGA
- a CDS encoding response regulator, translated as MIRVLVVDDQDLLRAAFAALLRATDGIDVVGEAANGREAVDLAARLRPDVVLMDLRLPEVDGVRATELILDAAEPPRPGILVLTVFDLDDYVYAALRAGASGFLLKDSPPETLLTGVRTVADGGMLFGPTITRRLVETYMRVPPPGSGIPVQLSGLTQRELAVLRLIATGATNAEIAEHLVLSEGTVKTHVNRAMTKLGVSSRAQAVVVAYESGLVVPRRR; from the coding sequence ATGATCCGCGTGCTCGTCGTCGACGACCAGGACCTGCTGCGCGCCGCGTTCGCCGCGCTGCTGCGCGCCACCGACGGCATCGACGTCGTCGGTGAGGCCGCCAACGGACGCGAAGCCGTCGACCTCGCCGCGCGGCTGCGGCCCGACGTGGTGCTGATGGACCTGCGGCTGCCCGAGGTGGACGGGGTGCGCGCCACCGAGCTCATCCTCGACGCCGCCGAACCACCGCGGCCCGGGATCCTGGTGCTCACCGTCTTCGACCTCGACGACTACGTGTACGCGGCGCTGCGGGCCGGGGCCTCCGGGTTCCTGCTCAAGGACAGCCCGCCGGAAACGCTGCTCACCGGGGTGCGCACCGTCGCCGACGGCGGAATGCTGTTCGGCCCCACCATCACCCGGCGGCTCGTGGAGACCTACATGCGGGTGCCGCCGCCCGGCTCCGGGATCCCCGTCCAGCTGTCCGGCCTCACCCAGCGGGAACTGGCCGTGCTGCGGCTCATCGCCACCGGCGCCACCAACGCCGAGATCGCGGAGCACCTGGTGCTCAGCGAGGGCACGGTGAAGACGCACGTGAACCGGGCCATGACGAAGCTCGGGGTGTCCAGCCGGGCGCAGGCCGTGGTCGTCGCCTACGAATCCGGGCTGGTCGTCCCCCGGCGGCGCTGA
- a CDS encoding response regulator, which yields MGIRVVLLEDEELVRGGIRLILESDPGIEVAAEAADGSGVVELIAKHRPDVVVTDIQMPRVDGLEVTKRVAALPDPPAVLVLTTFDVDEYVHAALQAGASGFLLKDTPPRELAAAVHTVASGEAMLSPRITKRLLGAFAAGKENSDARRRIDQLTPREREVAVSVAQGLSNAEIAAHLYMSPSTVKVHLGRIMGKLGAANRTQVAIVTHDAGLV from the coding sequence GTGGGCATCAGGGTGGTCCTGCTGGAGGACGAGGAACTGGTGCGCGGCGGGATCCGGCTCATCCTCGAATCCGACCCGGGCATCGAGGTGGCCGCGGAGGCCGCCGACGGTTCGGGGGTGGTGGAGCTGATCGCGAAGCACCGCCCGGACGTGGTGGTCACCGACATCCAGATGCCGCGGGTCGACGGCCTGGAGGTGACCAAGCGGGTCGCCGCGCTGCCGGATCCGCCCGCGGTGCTGGTGCTCACGACGTTCGACGTGGACGAGTACGTGCACGCCGCGCTGCAGGCGGGGGCGTCCGGGTTCCTGCTCAAGGACACCCCGCCGCGGGAGCTGGCGGCGGCGGTGCACACGGTGGCCTCCGGGGAGGCGATGCTCTCGCCGCGGATCACCAAGCGGCTGCTCGGCGCGTTCGCGGCGGGCAAGGAGAACTCGGACGCGCGCCGGAGGATCGACCAGCTGACCCCGCGCGAGCGGGAGGTGGCGGTCTCGGTGGCGCAGGGCCTGAGCAACGCGGAGATCGCCGCGCACCTGTACATGAGCCCGTCCACGGTGAAGGTCCACCTCGGCCGGATCATGGGCAAGCTCGGCGCCGCGAACCGCACCCAGGTCGCGATCGTCACCCACGACGCCGGCCTGGTCTGA
- a CDS encoding sensor histidine kinase: MIGHLVPDDEDDAYRGRVRERGKWASRLAWWDGKFRSLLLDLLIAVAAVAMPDDPEIWQQWVLVPANAVLFAGLLVRRRFPWIAVLAAAAISVLSGTADQSMAVVIALYTMAKQRGPVASTWGAAAIVAVAQLTRMLLMANESLWSSGMLGVLLGLGAMLTGFVGMPTLLGLWLYQRRDLLRSLRERAVQAERERDLLAERAVGAERRRIAREMHDVVAHRVSVISLQAGALTMTAADERTEQVAEVIRVSSSAALSELREMLRALRDDAENPGGDHAAPTLEGVRELVADSVAAGADITLDMPAELPEASTAVGRAAYRVVQEALTNAGKHAPGSPVRASVAVGPDGLAVEVVNARGTGTTVVEGSGYGLIGMRERVTLAGGTLQVGRTDEDGYRVRAEFPVLEPAAAS, encoded by the coding sequence ATGATCGGACACCTGGTGCCGGACGACGAAGACGACGCCTACCGTGGTCGGGTGCGCGAACGAGGGAAGTGGGCCAGCCGGCTGGCCTGGTGGGACGGCAAGTTCAGATCCCTGCTGCTCGATCTGCTGATCGCGGTGGCGGCGGTGGCCATGCCCGACGATCCGGAGATCTGGCAGCAGTGGGTGCTGGTACCGGCGAACGCGGTGCTGTTCGCCGGACTGCTGGTGCGCAGGCGCTTCCCGTGGATCGCGGTGCTGGCGGCGGCCGCCATCTCGGTGCTGTCCGGGACGGCGGACCAGAGCATGGCCGTCGTGATCGCGCTGTACACGATGGCGAAGCAGCGCGGCCCGGTCGCCTCCACCTGGGGCGCGGCGGCGATCGTCGCGGTGGCGCAGCTGACCCGCATGCTGCTCATGGCCAACGAGAGCCTGTGGTCGAGCGGCATGCTGGGCGTGCTGCTGGGGTTGGGCGCGATGCTGACCGGCTTCGTCGGGATGCCGACGCTGCTGGGCTTGTGGCTGTACCAGCGCCGGGACCTGCTGCGCTCGCTGCGGGAGCGGGCGGTGCAGGCCGAGCGGGAGCGGGACCTGCTGGCGGAGCGCGCGGTCGGCGCCGAACGCCGCCGCATCGCCCGCGAGATGCACGACGTGGTGGCGCACCGGGTCAGCGTCATCTCGCTGCAGGCGGGCGCGCTCACGATGACCGCCGCGGACGAGCGCACCGAGCAGGTCGCCGAGGTGATCCGGGTGTCGAGCTCGGCCGCGCTCAGCGAGCTGCGGGAGATGCTGCGCGCGCTGCGCGACGACGCCGAGAACCCGGGCGGCGACCACGCGGCCCCCACCTTGGAGGGGGTGCGCGAGCTGGTCGCGGATTCGGTGGCGGCGGGCGCGGACATCACGCTGGACATGCCGGCGGAGCTGCCGGAGGCCTCCACCGCCGTCGGCCGCGCCGCCTACCGGGTGGTGCAGGAGGCCTTGACGAACGCGGGCAAGCACGCCCCCGGTTCGCCGGTGCGCGCGTCGGTCGCCGTCGGGCCGGACGGGCTCGCGGTGGAGGTGGTGAACGCGCGCGGCACGGGCACCACGGTGGTGGAGGGCTCCGGCTACGGCCTGATCGGCATGCGCGAGCGGGTCACCCTCGCCGGCGGCACCTTGCAGGTGGGCCGCACCGACGAGGACGGCTACCGGGTGCGGGCGGAGTTCCCGGTGCTGGAGCCCGCCGCCGCGTCCTGA
- a CDS encoding PLD nuclease N-terminal domain-containing protein, translated as MLKSEVTRSLAQTAAEQPSQVWGWVVLAVGALIALGLAALVIGALVSLYRAEADGTTKAVWVLIVVMAPLLGAALWFVIGRSQARKNALRPAEGPAPRLDGDQATA; from the coding sequence ATGTTGAAGTCCGAGGTCACCCGTTCCCTCGCCCAGACCGCCGCCGAGCAGCCCTCGCAGGTGTGGGGCTGGGTGGTGCTGGCGGTCGGCGCGCTGATCGCGCTCGGCCTGGCCGCGCTGGTCATCGGCGCGCTGGTGAGCTTGTACCGCGCCGAGGCGGACGGCACGACGAAGGCGGTGTGGGTGCTGATCGTCGTGATGGCGCCGCTGCTGGGCGCGGCCCTGTGGTTCGTGATCGGCCGCTCCCAGGCCCGCAAGAACGCGCTCCGGCCGGCGGAGGGCCCGGCGCCGCGGCTGGACGGCGACCAGGCCACCGCGTGA